A single region of the Cyanobacteria bacterium FACHB-DQ100 genome encodes:
- a CDS encoding alpha/beta fold hydrolase, which translates to MNKSNRFAIALSVLSIAYLSACLLLFILQRYLIYRPSSQIAMLPSASEFKMPYREVWIPVGHDRIYGWWIPAPSNQEQFMPIANEPTRILKSSKVMLYLCGVGRNMGDHNYLARMQAFRQLGFSVLVFDYRGYGQSTGNFPTESQVYQDAEAAWDYLQQKVPANQVVIYGESLGGAIALELAIKHPDAKGLILQSSFTSIAEVTKQRGLFGLFPIDILLTERFNSLEKIRSLKVPVLFLHGTQDSVVPVRMSQMLYDTAPESKQLFLISGADHVRIYQPGNNSYLRAIKRFVDSL; encoded by the coding sequence GTGAACAAATCAAACCGCTTCGCTATAGCTTTGAGTGTTTTGTCGATCGCCTACCTTTCCGCCTGCCTGCTATTATTCATCCTTCAACGCTACCTTATCTATCGACCGAGTTCTCAAATTGCAATGTTGCCGAGTGCATCCGAGTTCAAGATGCCTTATCGAGAAGTTTGGATTCCTGTAGGGCACGATCGTATCTACGGTTGGTGGATTCCAGCCCCTTCAAATCAAGAGCAATTCATGCCGATCGCAAATGAGCCAACCCGCATTCTCAAATCTTCTAAAGTCATGCTCTACCTTTGTGGAGTCGGACGAAATATGGGAGATCATAACTACCTTGCTCGGATGCAAGCATTTCGGCAATTAGGATTTTCAGTTCTAGTGTTTGACTATCGGGGCTACGGTCAGAGTACGGGAAACTTTCCGACCGAGAGCCAAGTTTATCAGGATGCTGAAGCGGCTTGGGATTACTTGCAACAAAAAGTTCCGGCGAATCAAGTCGTCATTTACGGGGAATCATTGGGAGGTGCGATCGCGCTTGAGTTGGCAATCAAACATCCTGATGCAAAGGGCTTAATTCTTCAAAGCTCATTCACTTCGATAGCTGAGGTGACGAAACAGAGAGGTCTCTTTGGCTTATTTCCGATCGACATTCTCTTAACCGAGCGCTTCAACTCACTCGAAAAGATACGATCGCTCAAGGTTCCAGTTCTGTTCCTGCATGGCACTCAAGATTCAGTTGTGCCTGTAAGAATGAGTCAAATGCTGTATGACACTGCGCCTGAATCAAAGCAGCTATTTCTGATTTCTGGGGCTGATCATGTAAGAATTTATCAACCTGGAAACAACTCGTATCTAAGAGCAATTAAAAGATTTGTGGATTCGCTGTAA
- the dnaK gene encoding molecular chaperone DnaK, producing the protein MAKVVGIDLGTTNSCVAVMEGGKPTVIPNAEGGRTTPSVVAFAKNGDRLVGQIAKRQAVMNPENTFYSVKRFIGRRVDEVTHETTEVSYKVLNISGNVKLDCPAQGKQFAPEEISAQVLRKLKEDASKYLGEDVTQAVITVPAYFNDSQRQATKDAGKIAGLEVLRIINEPTAASLAYGLDKKSNETILVFDLGGGTFDVSILEVGDGVFEVLATSGDTHLGGDDFDKKIVDYLADNFARAEGIDLRKDKQALQRLTEAAEKAKIELSSVTQVDINLPFITATQDGPKHLENVLTRQKFEELCADLIDRCRIPVEAALRDSKLDKSKIDEVVLVGGSTRIPAVQEVVKRVLGKDPNQTVNPDEVVAMGAAIQAGVLAGEVKDILLLDVTPLSLGVETLGGVMTKIIPRNTTVPTKKSEVFSTAVDGQSNVEIHVLQGEREMSNDNKSLGTFRLDGIPPAPRGVPQIEVTFDIDANGILTVSAKDKGTGKEQSISITGASTLPKDDVERMVRDAEVNASADKERRERIDMKNQADSLAYQAEKQISELGDKVPADDKTKVEGLVKDLREAIAQENFDRIKTLTTDLQQALYGISQNLYQQAGGGAAPDVDPGASAGGSTGSTGGDDVIDADFTESK; encoded by the coding sequence ATGGCAAAAGTTGTTGGAATTGACTTAGGAACGACAAACTCGTGTGTCGCTGTGATGGAAGGCGGTAAGCCCACTGTGATTCCGAATGCAGAAGGCGGTCGGACAACACCTTCCGTCGTTGCATTTGCGAAAAATGGCGATCGCTTAGTCGGTCAAATCGCAAAGCGTCAAGCCGTGATGAACCCAGAGAATACCTTTTATTCAGTGAAGCGGTTCATCGGTCGTCGCGTTGATGAAGTGACGCACGAAACCACAGAAGTTTCCTACAAAGTCCTGAATATCAGTGGCAATGTAAAACTCGACTGCCCCGCACAAGGTAAGCAGTTTGCACCGGAAGAAATCTCTGCTCAAGTTCTTCGCAAGCTGAAAGAAGATGCCAGTAAGTATCTGGGCGAAGATGTTACCCAAGCGGTGATCACCGTTCCCGCTTACTTTAACGATTCCCAGCGCCAAGCGACCAAAGACGCAGGTAAAATTGCCGGTCTAGAAGTGCTGCGGATCATCAACGAGCCGACTGCGGCATCGCTGGCTTATGGTCTCGACAAGAAGAGCAACGAAACAATTCTGGTCTTTGACTTGGGCGGCGGTACGTTTGATGTCTCGATTCTAGAAGTGGGTGATGGTGTGTTTGAAGTGCTTGCCACTTCAGGCGACACACACTTAGGCGGTGACGACTTCGACAAGAAGATCGTAGATTACCTCGCAGACAACTTTGCGCGGGCGGAAGGGATTGATCTTCGTAAAGACAAGCAAGCCCTCCAACGCCTAACCGAAGCGGCTGAGAAAGCGAAAATCGAGCTTTCCAGCGTTACCCAAGTAGACATTAACCTGCCGTTTATCACAGCGACCCAAGACGGGCCGAAACACTTAGAGAATGTTCTTACTCGTCAGAAGTTTGAAGAACTCTGTGCCGACTTAATTGATCGGTGTCGCATTCCAGTTGAAGCGGCATTGCGTGACTCGAAACTCGACAAGAGCAAGATCGATGAAGTTGTGTTAGTCGGGGGTTCGACCCGGATTCCTGCGGTTCAAGAAGTCGTGAAGCGCGTTCTGGGCAAAGATCCGAATCAAACCGTTAACCCCGATGAAGTTGTGGCAATGGGTGCTGCAATTCAAGCAGGGGTGTTGGCAGGTGAAGTGAAAGATATTCTCCTGCTCGACGTGACTCCGCTGTCTCTCGGTGTCGAAACCTTGGGCGGTGTGATGACCAAGATTATTCCTCGTAACACCACAGTTCCGACCAAGAAATCGGAAGTGTTCTCGACGGCAGTTGATGGACAAAGCAATGTAGAAATCCATGTGCTGCAAGGTGAGCGCGAAATGTCGAACGACAACAAGAGCCTTGGAACCTTCCGTCTCGATGGAATTCCCCCGGCTCCGCGTGGTGTTCCTCAAATCGAAGTCACTTTCGACATCGACGCCAATGGTATCTTGACTGTTTCTGCGAAAGATAAGGGCACGGGTAAGGAACAATCGATCAGCATCACGGGTGCATCGACCTTGCCGAAGGATGATGTTGAACGCATGGTTCGCGATGCTGAAGTCAATGCTTCGGCAGACAAAGAACGGCGTGAGCGCATTGATATGAAGAACCAAGCGGATTCGCTGGCGTACCAGGCTGAGAAGCAGATCAGCGAACTTGGCGATAAGGTTCCTGCCGATGACAAGACCAAGGTTGAAGGTTTGGTCAAGGATCTCAGAGAGGCGATCGCCCAAGAGAACTTCGATCGGATCAAGACGCTGACCACGGATCTGCAACAGGCACTGTACGGCATTAGCCAAAACCTCTATCAGCAAGCCGGTGGCGGTGCTGCTCCGGACGTTGATCCGGGTGCAAGTGCAGGCGGCTCGACCGGTTCGACTGGTGGTGATGATGTGATTGATGCTGACTTCACCGAGTCGAAATAA
- the recA gene encoding recombinase RecA, with translation MATKTTETTDKQKALNLVLTQIERNFGKGSIMRLGDATRMKVETIPTGALTLDLALGGGLPKGRVIEIYGPESSGKTTLALHAVAEVQKAGGIAAYVDAEHALDPSYSAALGVDIANLLISQPDTGESALEIVDQLVRSTAVDVVVVDSVAALVPRAEIEGEMGDSHMGLQARLMSQALRKITGNIGKSGCTVIFINQLRQKIGVTYGSPETTTGGQALKYYASVRLDIRRIQTLKKGTEEFGTRAKVKVAKNKVAPPFRIAEFDIIFGKGISTLGCLVDLAEETSVIVRKGAWYSYKGENISQGRDNAIKYMEERPELAKELELQVREKLEMGAQVSANSVGQVDEHDSEEEVLDEE, from the coding sequence ATGGCAACTAAAACTACAGAAACGACCGATAAGCAAAAAGCCCTAAATCTCGTTCTCACCCAGATCGAGCGCAACTTCGGGAAAGGCAGCATCATGCGCCTGGGCGATGCCACCCGAATGAAAGTAGAAACGATTCCGACGGGAGCCTTGACGCTGGATTTGGCGCTGGGTGGTGGTTTACCCAAAGGTCGGGTGATCGAAATCTACGGGCCTGAAAGTTCAGGTAAAACGACGTTGGCGCTTCATGCGGTCGCAGAAGTGCAAAAGGCTGGCGGCATTGCGGCATACGTGGATGCTGAACACGCGCTTGATCCGAGCTACTCAGCGGCGTTGGGTGTAGACATTGCGAACCTGCTGATTTCTCAACCGGATACTGGAGAATCGGCGCTGGAAATTGTGGATCAGTTAGTGCGATCGACGGCGGTTGATGTGGTGGTCGTGGACTCGGTTGCTGCACTGGTTCCCCGCGCTGAAATCGAAGGGGAAATGGGTGACTCTCACATGGGTCTGCAAGCGCGATTAATGAGCCAAGCCCTGCGGAAAATCACAGGCAACATTGGTAAATCGGGCTGTACGGTGATCTTCATTAACCAGTTGCGTCAGAAGATCGGTGTCACCTACGGTAGCCCAGAAACGACCACAGGCGGTCAAGCGCTGAAGTATTACGCTTCGGTGCGGCTCGATATTCGCCGGATTCAAACTTTGAAGAAGGGAACCGAAGAATTTGGAACTCGTGCAAAGGTGAAGGTGGCGAAGAACAAAGTTGCGCCTCCGTTTAGAATTGCAGAGTTTGACATCATCTTTGGTAAGGGAATCTCGACTTTGGGCTGTCTGGTGGATCTGGCTGAAGAAACGAGCGTGATTGTTCGCAAGGGTGCTTGGTACAGCTACAAGGGCGAGAATATCAGTCAAGGTCGCGATAATGCGATCAAGTACATGGAAGAGCGCCCAGAACTTGCGAAGGAGCTTGAGCTTCAGGTGCGCGAGAAGTTAGAAATGGGCGCACAGGTGTCTGCGAATTCGGTTGGTCAGGTCGATGAGCATGACAGCGAAGAGGAAGTCTTGGACGAAGAATAG